One window of the Haloarcula halobia genome contains the following:
- a CDS encoding HD domain-containing protein, with product MNQLERAIEIALDAYAGQTDKADATYIRHPLRVMEQMDSETERVVAVLHDVVEDADYSLEDIEREFDQEIRDAVDALTKQNGEAYLEEFIPRANSNALARKVKRADIEDNMDLTRLPAVDDDILQKQATYHRALKRLEKSE from the coding sequence ATGAACCAGCTTGAGCGAGCCATCGAGATCGCGCTCGATGCTTATGCTGGACAGACAGATAAGGCGGACGCGACGTACATACGACACCCATTACGGGTGATGGAACAGATGGACTCAGAAACGGAACGCGTCGTTGCTGTATTGCACGACGTCGTCGAGGATGCGGACTACTCCCTCGAGGATATCGAACGGGAGTTCGATCAAGAAATCCGAGATGCAGTGGATGCATTGACCAAACAGAATGGGGAGGCGTATCTCGAGGAGTTCATCCCCCGAGCAAACTCGAACGCACTCGCTCGAAAAGTCAAACGCGCAGATATCGAGGACAATATGGATCTGACACGACTGCCAGCGGTCGATGATGACATCCTGCAAAAGCAGGCGACGTACCATCGGGCGCTCAAGCGGCTAGAAAAGTCTGAGTGA
- a CDS encoding ADP-ribosylglycohydrolase family protein produces MDSESAAGVLLGLACGDALGRPVEFKSASAIDREYGTLTEMVGYGTHNKPAGTVTDDTDLALCVARSLVEAGGFDGQDVADRFQGWYESGPFDIGLMTADAISEYEQGTSWRDAGRDVWQRRPEGSNAGNGSVMRCAPHALAYGDDPDTLVDVSRQSSAITHYDPRCTYGCAVLNLTIAGYRRDESDPLSDALDRVRGDAPDELVETLRLVPDVVDSSQLETTGYVVHTLQTALYDALTAKSAKEAIVTAVNRGGDTDTVGAVTGALAGARFGAGALPAEWLDTVEYRDHLAALAGQLVTLDLD; encoded by the coding sequence ATGGACAGCGAGAGCGCAGCGGGCGTCCTTCTGGGGCTGGCGTGTGGCGACGCGCTCGGCCGACCGGTGGAGTTCAAATCGGCCAGTGCAATCGACCGCGAATACGGGACCCTCACAGAGATGGTCGGGTATGGAACGCACAACAAACCAGCCGGCACCGTCACTGACGACACGGACCTCGCACTGTGCGTTGCTCGCAGTCTCGTCGAGGCGGGCGGGTTCGACGGGCAAGACGTCGCCGACCGATTCCAGGGATGGTACGAGAGCGGCCCGTTCGACATCGGATTGATGACCGCTGACGCCATCTCCGAATACGAGCAGGGAACGTCCTGGCGGGATGCGGGCCGCGACGTCTGGCAACGGCGACCCGAAGGATCGAACGCAGGCAATGGCAGCGTCATGCGCTGTGCCCCGCACGCACTCGCGTACGGAGACGACCCGGACACGCTCGTCGACGTCAGTAGACAGTCCTCCGCAATCACGCACTACGATCCACGGTGTACCTACGGCTGTGCCGTCCTCAATCTCACTATTGCCGGCTACCGACGAGACGAGAGTGACCCACTGTCGGATGCACTCGACCGTGTCAGGGGTGACGCTCCGGACGAACTCGTCGAAACACTCAGACTCGTCCCCGATGTCGTCGACAGTTCTCAGTTAGAAACGACGGGCTACGTTGTCCATACGCTTCAGACAGCACTCTACGACGCGCTGACGGCCAAGAGCGCGAAAGAGGCTATCGTTACCGCTGTGAACCGCGGTGGCGACACGGACACTGTCGGTGCTGTTACCGGTGCGCTCGCCGGCGCTCGATTCGGAGCCGGGGCACTTCCTGCGGAATGGCTGGACACCGTAGAGTATCGAGACCATCTCGCAGCACTCGCCGGACAGCTTGTGACGCTCGATCTGGACTGA